A window of Methanolobus sediminis contains these coding sequences:
- a CDS encoding helix-turn-helix transcriptional regulator: MKSVYYICCIAIILTLTGIGSAANIATVHGVAYEWNTFEPLDNAIIEVNSTPAQSMVAQYGVYSFELANGTYQITASYYENDQLTYYAEDVITVSEEGSYVLDLLLVPSYSSSNDTGSEVSDTETSSGANSNSLLYGSILLIIVLLVLLLTQMKQKPLSPKHAALKKEEVHHDVLEVPAKAEEKQVQYYKEALETETETAHVSDVVQEPEQESVELAEPEPEIKEPAEEVFSSVMISESVLKEQESVSGTSQEVDLSDEPVPADLQEILDILASQGGRMTQKDMRKRLKYSEGKVSLMLLDLEKRGKIQKFKKGRGNVLFLVESEK, translated from the coding sequence ATGAAATCAGTATATTACATCTGTTGTATTGCAATTATCCTGACACTGACAGGTATCGGATCAGCAGCTAATATTGCGACAGTTCATGGCGTAGCCTATGAATGGAATACATTTGAACCTCTTGACAATGCTATCATTGAGGTAAACTCAACACCGGCACAGTCCATGGTGGCTCAGTATGGTGTATATTCATTTGAACTGGCAAATGGTACATACCAGATAACTGCAAGTTATTATGAGAACGATCAACTGACCTATTACGCAGAGGATGTAATAACAGTATCAGAAGAAGGAAGCTATGTTCTTGATTTGTTACTGGTCCCTTCCTATTCCAGCTCCAATGATACCGGTTCAGAAGTTTCTGACACCGAAACCTCATCAGGTGCTAACAGTAACTCTCTTCTTTATGGTTCCATACTGCTTATCATTGTTCTTCTCGTTCTACTTCTAACACAGATGAAACAAAAGCCGCTATCTCCAAAACATGCTGCTTTAAAGAAGGAAGAAGTTCATCATGATGTATTGGAAGTTCCTGCAAAGGCCGAAGAGAAACAAGTTCAGTATTATAAGGAAGCATTGGAAACTGAGACCGAGACTGCACATGTGTCAGATGTTGTGCAGGAACCAGAGCAGGAGTCGGTAGAACTGGCAGAACCTGAGCCAGAGATCAAGGAACCTGCAGAGGAAGTCTTTTCTTCTGTCATGATATCAGAATCAGTTCTTAAGGAGCAGGAGTCTGTTTCTGGTACATCTCAAGAAGTGGATTTATCTGATGAGCCTGTACCTGCTGACCTTCAGGAAATACTGGACATCCTGGCATCTCAGGGTGGAAGGATGACGCAGAAAGATATGCGAAAGCGTCTGAAGTACTCTGAGGGCAAGGTGAGCCTTATGCTTCTTGACCTTGAGAAGAGGGGTAAGATACAGAAATTCAAGAAAGGACGTGGAAATGTCCTTTTCCTTGTGGAATCTGAGAAGTAA
- a CDS encoding helix-turn-helix transcriptional regulator — MKITSCTGCITILLLLSTIAAASETATVHGVAYEWSTLSPLDNVIIEVNSTPIQSIVAKYGMYSFELPEGSYCITASYYVNGDLTCYDEENITITDEGNYVVDLLLVPSYLNNSTEEPASYVYSMSSSHLLILFVLIVLLLLVSLFFKVRGPGSSNPESVNKKNVPNGFSNKAAKGNSHTPFHGNRIQPIARNQSLMDMSSDHQEILDIIRSAGGTISQKELRRYLSYSEGKASTILVDLEKRGLIRKVKKGRGNILFLTGHER, encoded by the coding sequence ATGAAAATTACATCCTGTACAGGTTGCATTACCATCCTTCTTCTTTTGTCAACCATCGCGGCTGCATCAGAAACTGCAACCGTGCATGGGGTTGCTTATGAATGGAGTACCCTTAGTCCCCTTGATAATGTTATAATCGAGGTTAATTCCACTCCAATACAATCCATTGTTGCAAAATATGGTATGTATTCTTTTGAGCTACCCGAAGGCAGTTATTGTATCACTGCAAGTTATTACGTAAATGGTGATCTTACCTGCTATGATGAGGAAAATATCACAATTACAGATGAGGGAAATTATGTTGTGGATCTACTTCTGGTTCCTTCATATTTGAATAATAGTACAGAGGAACCTGCCAGCTATGTTTATTCCATGTCTTCATCTCATCTCTTAATATTATTTGTGCTAATAGTTCTGTTATTGCTGGTTTCGTTATTCTTCAAAGTAAGAGGTCCGGGAAGCAGTAATCCTGAGAGTGTAAACAAAAAAAATGTTCCTAATGGCTTTTCAAATAAGGCGGCTAAAGGAAATTCGCATACTCCTTTTCATGGTAACAGGATTCAGCCAATTGCAAGAAACCAGTCATTGATGGATATGAGTTCTGATCATCAGGAAATACTGGATATTATTCGTTCTGCCGGTGGAACAATTTCACAGAAAGAGCTGCGCAGATATTTGAGTTACTCAGAGGGTAAGGCGAGTACTATTCTGGTGGACCTTGAAAAAAGAGGCCTGATAAGGAAAGTAAAAAAAGGGCGCGGTAATATCCTGTTTCTGACCGGACATGAAAGATGA
- a CDS encoding NAD(P)-binding domain-containing protein: MKIAILGGTGNIGKGFTLRWGQKHEIIIGSREPDKAKAVASEYNEILEKYGHKTSITGTDNKTAAEKAEIIVVAIRYNQLAPVMDLIKPVIENKIVVSVVVPMERNMCYISPGSNYPKTPIESQDFNTEYFCFSMPELGSAAQEIFTMIPDSTELVAAFHTVPAKKLANLDMELDYDIGVCGNSMHAKEIVFGLVKDISNMRPLDIGPLETAGMIESLTPLLINVAARNEMKDVSLKFV, encoded by the coding sequence ATGAAAATTGCAATACTTGGAGGCACAGGTAATATTGGCAAGGGTTTTACACTGCGATGGGGCCAAAAACATGAGATAATAATTGGTTCCAGAGAGCCGGATAAAGCCAAAGCGGTTGCATCAGAATACAATGAAATACTTGAAAAATATGGTCATAAAACAAGTATAACAGGTACTGATAACAAAACTGCCGCCGAAAAAGCAGAGATAATTGTTGTTGCCATCAGGTATAACCAGCTTGCTCCTGTAATGGATCTTATAAAACCTGTCATCGAGAACAAGATAGTCGTCAGTGTCGTTGTTCCTATGGAGAGGAACATGTGTTACATAAGTCCGGGAAGCAATTATCCCAAAACTCCAATAGAGAGTCAGGATTTCAATACTGAATATTTCTGTTTTTCAATGCCTGAACTTGGAAGTGCCGCTCAGGAAATATTCACAATGATACCTGACAGTACCGAGCTTGTTGCAGCTTTTCATACAGTACCTGCAAAAAAACTGGCGAACCTTGACATGGAACTTGACTATGACATCGGCGTCTGCGGCAACTCCATGCATGCAAAGGAAATTGTTTTTGGTCTTGTAAAGGATATTTCCAACATGAGACCTCTGGACATAGGACCTCTTGAAACCGCAGGAATGATCGAGTCCCTTACACCATTGCTTATCAATGTTGCAGCAAGAAACGAGATGAAGGACGTAAGTCTGAAATTCGTTTGA
- a CDS encoding GNAT family N-acetyltransferase, whose protein sequence is MNSKYSIRIASKNDEKKVTSFIELVDKDFYPPLSQRSGGIPERVERCLDTDEANFLVVEPNVNRENSQSEGFIGMLGYTKNWKGQDTAYINFLATHPDYRNLGISKALYMQLEKKLAESGIKRIYLCTWSGNPAAIKFYESIGYYRYAVVLNDRGNGVNTIYYKKVLI, encoded by the coding sequence ATGAACTCCAAATATTCCATCCGAATTGCAAGCAAAAATGATGAGAAGAAAGTTACGAGTTTCATAGAACTTGTGGATAAGGACTTTTACCCTCCACTAAGTCAGAGGAGTGGAGGTATACCTGAAAGGGTGGAAAGATGTCTTGATACTGATGAGGCAAATTTCCTGGTTGTTGAACCAAATGTAAATAGAGAGAATTCTCAATCAGAAGGATTCATCGGGATGCTTGGTTATACTAAAAACTGGAAAGGACAGGATACTGCATATATCAATTTTCTTGCAACGCACCCGGATTACAGGAACTTGGGCATCAGTAAGGCATTATATATGCAACTTGAAAAAAAGCTTGCAGAATCAGGAATAAAAAGAATATATCTCTGTACCTGGTCTGGCAATCCAGCCGCGATTAAGTTCTACGAATCAATCGGATACTACCGGTATGCAGTTGTCCTTAATGACAGAGGAAATGGAGTGAATACTATCTATTACAAAAAGGTTTTGATATGA
- a CDS encoding Coenzyme F420 hydrogenase/dehydrogenase, beta subunit C-terminal domain, which translates to MAGKNYLDLKAEIWDTEKCAACGACVAVCPADAIYFEIKRDSTHPLNSGYCKDANDGVPCGACYEVCPRVEKPSTEVLGEYLDIVTAKAEMDIPRKQSGGAVTAILTNALDEGMIDAVVTVVEDPWTLKPSSAVITSTDVLVHQAGSRYNWWVPLVASLKEAVMKRKYTNIAVVGVPCVVQAIKQMRTSDLDLLRPFRKDIRLVVGLFCTETFDYEKLVQDKLIAERKINPLDMLHFDVKGKLEITLKDGSMTVISLKDVEDCVRPGCHICTDLTAVDADISAGSIGSEKGYTTLIIRNPVGKQFVESAVENGKLLLEDDVNLELVEKLSKKKLERMPEE; encoded by the coding sequence ATGGCAGGTAAGAACTATTTGGACCTTAAGGCAGAGATATGGGACACAGAAAAGTGTGCAGCATGTGGTGCATGTGTGGCTGTGTGCCCGGCAGATGCTATTTATTTTGAGATCAAAAGGGACTCTACCCATCCTCTCAACAGTGGATACTGTAAGGATGCCAACGACGGGGTTCCATGTGGAGCATGCTATGAAGTATGCCCAAGAGTTGAGAAACCATCTACAGAAGTTCTTGGAGAGTACCTTGATATCGTAACTGCAAAAGCAGAAATGGATATTCCAAGAAAACAGAGTGGTGGTGCGGTAACAGCAATCCTTACTAATGCCCTTGATGAGGGTATGATCGATGCGGTTGTCACTGTTGTCGAAGATCCATGGACGCTCAAACCATCATCGGCTGTAATTACTTCCACTGATGTGCTCGTACACCAGGCAGGAAGCCGCTACAACTGGTGGGTACCTCTGGTAGCTTCACTCAAGGAAGCTGTCATGAAGCGCAAGTACACTAACATTGCAGTTGTAGGTGTCCCATGTGTTGTTCAGGCAATCAAACAGATGCGTACAAGCGATCTTGACCTGTTGCGCCCATTCAGGAAGGACATCCGTCTTGTAGTAGGTCTCTTCTGTACAGAGACATTCGACTATGAGAAACTCGTACAGGACAAGCTCATTGCAGAACGCAAGATAAATCCTCTTGACATGCTGCACTTTGATGTGAAGGGTAAGCTTGAGATCACTCTCAAAGACGGTAGCATGACAGTCATTTCACTGAAAGATGTAGAAGACTGTGTTCGCCCGGGATGTCACATCTGTACGGATCTCACAGCTGTGGATGCAGACATATCAGCAGGTTCCATCGGCAGCGAGAAGGGTTACACGACCCTGATAATACGCAATCCTGTTGGTAAACAGTTTGTGGAAAGTGCTGTCGAGAATGGTAAACTGTTACTTGAAGATGATGTAAATCTGGAATTGGTTGAAAAGCTCTCCAAAAAGAAGCTTGAACGAATGCCAGAGGAGTAA
- a CDS encoding glutamate synthase-related protein, producing MSLGSVPLKYKISIDRDQCMKCMRCVDNCSYGVYRVEDDKILIDSRKCTACHRCISMCPRDAIGLQERPVDYRSHPVWTTEAREDVINQARTGKIILAGMGNAVDYPIIFDRLLLDACQVTNPSIDPLREPMELRTYIGKKPSKLEFTKNNGDIDLKTKLTPNLKLDTPIMVGHMSYGAISLPAQLSIAKAVAKTGTFMGTGEGGMHQAIYPYQDHSIVQIASGRFGVDIDYLERGAAIEIKVGQGAKPGIGGHLPGEKVCADVSCTRMIPVGSDAISPAPHHDIYSIEDLAQLVRSLKEATNWEKPVFVKIAAVHNVAAIAAGIAKSSADAVVIDGFKGGTGAAPKVFRDNVGIPIEAAIAAVDQKLNDQGIRNEVSVIASGGIRNSGDLAKSIALGADAVYIGTAALIALGCRVCGNCYRGLCPWGIATQKPELVSRIDSDVGAENVANLIHAWTLELSELMGAAGLNSIESLRGNRERLRGYMLDQGLLDVLQIESMGA from the coding sequence ATGAGTCTTGGTAGTGTACCACTCAAATACAAGATCAGTATCGATCGTGACCAGTGTATGAAGTGTATGCGCTGTGTCGATAACTGTTCCTATGGTGTTTATCGTGTAGAAGATGACAAGATTCTCATCGACTCACGCAAATGTACTGCATGCCACCGCTGTATCTCAATGTGTCCAAGGGATGCTATCGGCCTGCAGGAAAGGCCGGTTGACTATCGCAGTCACCCCGTCTGGACAACAGAGGCACGTGAAGATGTTATTAACCAGGCACGCACAGGAAAAATAATCCTTGCCGGAATGGGCAATGCAGTTGATTATCCTATTATATTTGACAGGCTGTTACTTGATGCATGTCAGGTAACAAACCCAAGTATCGATCCTCTAAGAGAACCAATGGAACTGAGGACCTACATTGGAAAGAAGCCTTCAAAGCTCGAATTTACAAAGAACAATGGTGACATTGATCTTAAGACAAAACTGACCCCAAATCTCAAACTTGACACTCCTATTATGGTAGGTCACATGAGTTATGGTGCGATCAGTCTTCCTGCACAGCTCAGTATTGCAAAGGCAGTAGCAAAGACCGGAACCTTCATGGGAACCGGTGAAGGGGGAATGCACCAGGCTATCTATCCATATCAGGACCACTCAATTGTCCAGATAGCATCAGGACGTTTTGGTGTCGATATCGACTATCTGGAGCGCGGTGCAGCTATTGAGATCAAGGTAGGACAGGGAGCAAAACCAGGTATTGGCGGTCACCTTCCAGGAGAGAAAGTCTGTGCAGATGTATCGTGCACACGTATGATTCCGGTGGGTTCAGATGCGATCAGTCCTGCACCTCATCATGATATTTACAGTATAGAAGACCTTGCTCAGCTTGTTCGCAGTCTTAAGGAAGCTACAAACTGGGAAAAGCCTGTCTTCGTAAAGATCGCTGCAGTACACAATGTGGCTGCAATTGCAGCAGGCATTGCAAAATCATCTGCAGATGCTGTTGTAATTGACGGTTTCAAGGGTGGTACAGGTGCAGCACCAAAGGTATTCAGAGACAATGTGGGTATCCCAATAGAAGCGGCCATTGCTGCAGTAGACCAGAAGCTCAACGACCAGGGTATCAGGAATGAGGTCTCTGTCATAGCCAGTGGTGGTATACGCAACAGCGGCGACCTTGCAAAATCCATTGCACTTGGTGCAGATGCAGTCTATATCGGAACTGCCGCCCTAATTGCTCTTGGATGCCGTGTTTGTGGTAACTGCTACCGTGGATTATGTCCATGGGGTATCGCAACCCAGAAGCCTGAACTTGTCAGTCGTATTGACTCAGATGTTGGCGCAGAGAATGTCGCAAACCTTATCCATGCATGGACCCTTGAACTGAGTGAGCTCATGGGTGCAGCAGGTCTTAATAGTATAGAGAGTCTGCGCGGCAACCGTGAACGTCTTAGAGGATATATGCTCGATCAGGGATTACTTGATGTACTTCAAATTGAGTCAATGGGGGCCTGA
- a CDS encoding class II glutamine amidotransferase: MCGIIGVIDRTMSRMDGSSIKEALSLMDERGSGEGAGYVAYGIYPDYADCYAIHVFYDNLLEPKTKVDAILEQWGKIVHEEEIPTYEQPGLKKEHISWRYFFKPHASQTVGTTNPDDDNVKDIVMEINGNVKGALVFSSGKNLGVFKAAGWPEDVANYFRIEDYKGYIWLAHNRYPTNTAGWWGGAHPFNLLDWSVVHNGEITSYGTNRRYVEGHGYECTMLTDTEVVAYLFDLLGREHGLPSEMVVKALAPPFWDEIDEMPEKKEEFMRTLRLTYGPALMNGPFAIVVATKDGIVAFTDRIKLRPLVVGENGSKLYVSSEEAAIRTMDPDIKSIYMPRAGEPVIGRVIE, from the coding sequence ATGTGCGGAATTATAGGCGTAATCGATCGGACCATGTCCAGAATGGACGGCTCCAGCATAAAGGAAGCCCTGAGTCTGATGGATGAAAGAGGAAGTGGAGAAGGCGCAGGATATGTAGCCTATGGCATATATCCTGATTATGCAGACTGCTATGCCATCCACGTATTTTATGATAATCTGTTAGAACCGAAGACCAAGGTTGATGCAATACTCGAACAGTGGGGAAAGATAGTCCACGAAGAAGAGATACCTACATATGAACAGCCAGGTCTTAAAAAGGAACACATATCCTGGAGATATTTCTTCAAACCACATGCCAGCCAGACAGTGGGCACCACAAACCCAGATGATGATAACGTCAAGGACATTGTGATGGAGATCAATGGAAATGTGAAAGGTGCACTGGTATTCTCATCCGGTAAGAACCTTGGTGTATTCAAGGCGGCAGGCTGGCCTGAGGATGTAGCCAATTATTTCAGGATCGAGGACTACAAAGGTTACATATGGCTTGCACACAACCGTTATCCAACCAATACAGCAGGATGGTGGGGAGGAGCTCATCCGTTCAATCTACTTGACTGGTCAGTTGTGCACAATGGTGAGATTACCTCATACGGAACCAACCGTCGCTATGTGGAAGGCCACGGATACGAGTGTACAATGTTAACTGATACTGAAGTTGTAGCTTATCTCTTTGATCTTCTTGGAAGGGAGCACGGCCTGCCATCAGAGATGGTAGTCAAAGCATTGGCTCCACCTTTCTGGGATGAGATCGATGAGATGCCTGAGAAGAAAGAAGAGTTCATGCGCACACTGCGTCTGACATATGGCCCTGCTCTGATGAACGGTCCTTTCGCTATAGTTGTCGCAACAAAGGATGGAATTGTGGCTTTCACAGACAGGATCAAGTTGCGTCCTCTCGTTGTAGGAGAGAATGGATCCAAGCTCTATGTCTCAAGTGAAGAGGCAGCTATTCGTACAATGGATCCCGATATAAAATCCATATACATGCCAAGGGCAGGAGAACCTGTTATCGGGAGGGTTATAGAATGA
- the glnA gene encoding type I glutamate--ammonia ligase, which produces MVKVFPTTKEEVLQAVAENDVKFIRTQFTDTMGMIKSWAIPAEDLEGAFENGVMFDGSSIEGFTRIEESDMILMPDPSTFRILPWRPKEGAVARIIGDVYRPNGKPFEGDPRYVLKQAIAKAAEMGYTMNTGPELEFFLFKLDENGQPTTELTDMGGYFDFAPLDKAQDVRRAIDFALEDMGFKLEASHHEVAPSQHEINFRFGDVLSTCDNIVTFKYVVKSIAAHMGYYATFMPKPLYGVNGSGMHSNQSLMMDGKNAFYDASTPDQLSTTAKQYIAGILAHIREFAAITNSTVNSYKRLVPGYEAPIYCTWSASNRSSLIRIPASRGIGTRIELRCPDPACNPYLAFAAMLNAGLDGIKNEMEPPASTDVNIFKLTEEDRAARGIESLPGNLKEAIDLMEASEFVKGVVGDHVFENYIEAKKAQWDDYKAQVHQWEIDTYLSIL; this is translated from the coding sequence ATGGTAAAAGTATTTCCAACAACAAAGGAAGAAGTGTTACAGGCTGTAGCCGAGAACGATGTTAAATTCATAAGGACACAGTTCACCGATACCATGGGTATGATCAAAAGCTGGGCAATCCCTGCTGAAGATCTTGAAGGTGCATTTGAGAACGGTGTAATGTTTGATGGTTCATCAATTGAAGGATTCACAAGGATCGAAGAGTCCGACATGATCCTTATGCCAGACCCATCCACATTCAGAATCCTCCCATGGAGACCAAAGGAAGGCGCTGTTGCACGTATCATTGGTGATGTATACAGACCAAACGGCAAGCCATTCGAGGGTGACCCAAGATACGTCCTCAAACAGGCAATCGCAAAGGCAGCAGAAATGGGCTACACAATGAACACTGGTCCAGAACTTGAGTTCTTCCTGTTCAAACTGGATGAGAACGGTCAGCCAACAACAGAACTCACTGATATGGGTGGATACTTTGACTTTGCACCTCTTGACAAAGCACAGGATGTCAGAAGAGCTATCGACTTCGCTCTTGAAGACATGGGCTTCAAACTGGAAGCTTCCCACCACGAGGTAGCTCCATCACAGCACGAGATCAACTTCAGATTCGGTGACGTGCTTTCAACATGTGACAACATTGTAACATTCAAATATGTTGTAAAGTCCATCGCAGCACACATGGGCTACTATGCAACATTCATGCCAAAACCACTTTATGGTGTAAACGGCTCAGGTATGCACTCCAACCAGTCCCTCATGATGGACGGTAAGAACGCATTCTACGATGCAAGCACCCCTGACCAGCTCTCAACAACTGCAAAGCAGTACATTGCTGGTATCCTTGCACACATCCGTGAGTTTGCAGCAATCACAAACTCAACTGTAAACTCATACAAGAGACTTGTACCAGGATACGAGGCACCTATCTACTGTACATGGTCTGCATCAAACCGCAGTTCCCTTATCAGGATTCCTGCATCAAGAGGCATTGGTACCAGGATCGAACTGAGATGCCCAGACCCAGCATGTAACCCATACCTCGCATTCGCAGCAATGCTCAATGCAGGTCTTGACGGTATCAAGAACGAGATGGAACCACCAGCATCAACCGATGTAAACATCTTCAAGCTCACAGAAGAAGACAGGGCAGCAAGAGGAATTGAGTCCCTCCCAGGCAACCTTAAGGAAGCAATCGACCTTATGGAAGCAAGTGAGTTTGTCAAGGGTGTAGTTGGAGACCACGTCTTTGAGAACTACATTGAGGCTAAGAAGGCTCAGTGGGATGACTACAAGGCACAGGTCCACCAGTGGGAAATCGACACATACCTTAGCATACTGTAA
- the hdrC gene encoding CoB--CoM heterodisulfide reductase subunit C, whose amino-acid sequence MDKIPREDIDIKKQLKEVSTNALRCMQCGVCSSSCPSGRHTNLNIRKLVKNAGTNSDILKSEELWMCTTCYNCQERCPRRINIVDTVLEIRSISAHQGIILPEHRLVCQMLLKYGHAVPINDKYKIKRVEIGLEELPETVHKYTDSLNEVKELLTSCGFERFAENNTNEKQTTEITE is encoded by the coding sequence ATGGACAAAATACCAAGGGAGGACATCGATATAAAAAAGCAGTTGAAAGAAGTGTCAACTAACGCTCTCCGTTGCATGCAATGTGGAGTTTGTAGCAGCAGTTGTCCCTCTGGAAGACATACAAACCTTAACATCCGTAAACTTGTAAAAAATGCAGGTACAAATTCAGATATTCTCAAAAGTGAAGAATTATGGATGTGCACAACCTGTTACAACTGTCAGGAAAGATGTCCCCGCAGAATTAATATTGTAGATACAGTACTAGAGATAAGATCGATCTCAGCTCATCAGGGAATAATTCTTCCCGAACACAGACTAGTCTGCCAGATGCTGCTCAAATACGGACATGCCGTCCCGATCAATGATAAATACAAAATAAAAAGAGTGGAAATTGGCCTGGAAGAACTGCCGGAAACCGTACACAAATACACGGACTCTCTCAATGAAGTTAAAGAACTCCTGACATCCTGTGGCTTTGAAAGATTCGCAGAAAATAATACTAATGAGAAGCAAACAACGGAGATCACAGAATGA
- the hdrB gene encoding CoB--CoM heterodisulfide reductase subunit B, producing the protein MKGLSLFLGCLVPNRYPGIELATKLCLATLDIDCSDLPGASCCPAPGVFRSFDKTSWLALASRNIVLSEEMERDVLTICNGCFSTLADANHIIQDDEKAKEEVNIHLQKIGRKIKGNIDVRHIIEYLYQEFGPEKISSFVQRPLDIRIAVHYGCHLIKPTKERGLGSSERPVFFDELITALGATSVDYPDKMACCGAGGGMRSAMKEKSLKMTEAKLAKIQEADVDCIVNSCPFCHMQLDSGQDEIKELSGTEFEIPVLHYTQLLGLALGFPAEMLGIDIGIEKNRKLMELLDSRVKP; encoded by the coding sequence ATGAAGGGACTGTCACTTTTCCTCGGATGCCTGGTACCTAACAGATATCCGGGCATTGAACTCGCCACAAAACTGTGTCTTGCCACATTAGACATTGACTGTAGCGATCTTCCCGGTGCATCATGTTGTCCTGCCCCCGGAGTGTTCCGGTCTTTTGACAAAACTTCCTGGCTTGCCCTGGCAAGTCGAAACATAGTCCTGTCCGAAGAGATGGAAAGAGATGTACTCACAATATGTAATGGATGTTTCAGCACTCTTGCCGATGCAAACCACATTATTCAGGATGATGAAAAAGCAAAAGAAGAAGTAAATATTCATCTCCAAAAAATAGGCAGGAAAATCAAAGGAAATATTGATGTCAGACATATTATAGAGTATCTTTATCAGGAGTTTGGACCTGAAAAGATCAGTTCATTTGTACAAAGACCACTTGACATCAGAATTGCAGTACACTACGGCTGCCACCTGATAAAACCTACAAAGGAAAGAGGACTTGGAAGTTCTGAAAGACCTGTGTTCTTTGATGAACTCATCACCGCACTTGGTGCAACAAGTGTGGACTATCCGGATAAGATGGCATGCTGCGGAGCTGGTGGTGGAATGCGTTCTGCCATGAAAGAAAAATCGCTGAAAATGACAGAAGCAAAACTTGCGAAGATACAGGAAGCTGATGTGGACTGCATAGTAAACTCATGCCCATTCTGCCATATGCAACTTGACAGTGGGCAGGATGAGATCAAAGAGCTATCAGGAACTGAGTTTGAAATACCCGTACTCCATTACACACAACTTCTGGGACTTGCGCTGGGATTTCCGGCAGAGATGCTTGGAATTGATATTGGCATTGAAAAGAACAGAAAATTAATGGAGCTACTGGATTCCAGGGTTAAGCCCTAG
- a CDS encoding N-acetyltransferase, translated as MIIRKATVNDIPAIKGIIDTYAKQEMMLPRSLSELYEFTRSFHVCEIDGEIIGCCALQVSWENMAEVLSFAVKQEYRDKGIGTKLMAACLSEARELGVDKIFTLTYAVPFFEKQGFEIIDKQMLPHKVWTGCIKCPKFPNCDEVAMMKNL; from the coding sequence TTGATAATAAGAAAGGCTACAGTTAATGATATCCCTGCAATAAAAGGCATCATAGATACCTATGCAAAACAGGAGATGATGCTTCCCCGTTCATTGAGTGAGCTGTATGAGTTTACCCGCAGTTTCCATGTATGCGAAATTGACGGGGAAATAATTGGCTGCTGCGCCCTGCAGGTTAGCTGGGAGAATATGGCAGAGGTATTATCATTTGCAGTTAAGCAGGAATACAGAGACAAGGGTATAGGAACTAAGCTTATGGCAGCATGCTTGAGTGAAGCCCGGGAACTTGGAGTGGATAAAATATTCACACTAACCTATGCAGTTCCTTTCTTTGAGAAACAGGGCTTTGAAATAATAGACAAACAGATGCTTCCACATAAAGTGTGGACCGGATGCATCAAGTGTCCTAAATTCCCGAACTGCGATGAAGTCGCAATGATGAAAAATTTATAA
- a CDS encoding GNAT family N-acetyltransferase produces the protein MKIVSFSSEYSSAARSFVIDVLSGEGFDYDPLKDSDLDDIPGNYSVKGGAFFLCLVNGDIVGTSAVKYLNPDVCEIKRLYVKKDYRGRRIGFALFQKALEYAEDNFTRAKLKTDSTLKTAISIYVKNGFSVVKEESGTVYFEKYLQSGKSE, from the coding sequence ATGAAGATAGTATCATTCTCATCTGAATATTCTTCTGCGGCAAGGTCATTTGTAATAGATGTTCTTTCCGGGGAAGGTTTTGACTATGATCCTTTGAAAGATTCTGATCTGGATGATATTCCCGGGAACTATTCCGTAAAAGGAGGTGCATTTTTTCTATGTCTTGTGAATGGTGATATTGTGGGTACGTCTGCGGTCAAATATCTGAACCCGGATGTCTGTGAGATCAAAAGGCTGTATGTCAAAAAAGATTATCGCGGCAGAAGAATTGGTTTTGCTCTTTTTCAAAAGGCACTGGAATATGCGGAAGACAATTTTACAAGAGCAAAACTGAAAACCGATTCGACCTTAAAAACAGCTATTTCTATCTATGTGAAAAATGGTTTTTCAGTAGTGAAAGAAGAGAGTGGGACGGTTTATTTTGAGAAGTACCTTCAATCTGGTAAAAGTGAATGA